In the genome of Rhizobium rhizogenes, one region contains:
- a CDS encoding invasion associated locus B family protein, whose protein sequence is MMQKANTFTRTALSALVLSLGAVSAPAISQAQDAAPAAQGAGAPPLGWFKTCSKQEDNDVCVVQNVVLAQNGQMITAVGLITVEGKVNRKLLQVSVPTARLIPPGVVMQIDGGKGQKLDYAVCLPDKCTAEVPLTDAMIASLKKGNEVVFTSINFRRAPNPIKIALTGFTGAFDGPAISQSQLAESQRSLQEGMQKKAEEARKKLEAAQDAAKGAPKP, encoded by the coding sequence ATGATGCAAAAGGCAAACACATTCACCCGGACGGCTCTGTCCGCTCTGGTCCTCTCTCTGGGCGCGGTTTCCGCTCCGGCCATCTCGCAGGCGCAGGATGCTGCTCCCGCCGCTCAGGGCGCCGGCGCGCCGCCGCTCGGCTGGTTCAAGACCTGCTCCAAGCAGGAAGACAACGATGTCTGCGTCGTGCAGAACGTGGTTCTTGCGCAGAACGGCCAGATGATCACCGCTGTCGGCCTCATCACCGTTGAAGGCAAGGTCAACCGCAAGCTGCTGCAGGTCTCCGTCCCGACCGCGCGTCTCATCCCTCCGGGCGTTGTGATGCAGATCGACGGCGGCAAGGGCCAGAAGCTCGACTACGCCGTTTGCCTTCCCGACAAGTGCACGGCCGAAGTTCCGCTGACGGACGCCATGATCGCTTCGCTGAAGAAGGGCAACGAGGTGGTCTTCACCTCCATCAACTTCCGCCGCGCGCCGAACCCCATCAAGATCGCGCTCACCGGCTTCACCGGCGCTTTTGACGGCCCGGCCATCTCGCAGTCGCAGCTTGCCGAAAGCCAGCGCAGCCTGCAGGAAGGCATGCAGAAGAAGGCCGAAGAGGCTCGCAAGAAGCTCGAAGCCGCACAGGACGCCGCCAAGGGCGCGCCGAAGCCCTGA
- a CDS encoding bifunctional ADP-dependent NAD(P)H-hydrate dehydratase/NAD(P)H-hydrate epimerase, translating into MISPLQLFLIDPVVMARIDAAAGQSGIPLYDLMERAGRAVAAAALRHYPQALRFVVLCGGGNNGGDGYVAARVLLESGAAVAVHHLGDATVLKGDARTAFERSGVAPLPFGDYVPVAGDVVIDAVFGAGLSRDIPGELAGVIAAVTGAGVPVLAVDLPSGLCGRRGVPLGASFRAERTVTFMARKPGHLLMPGRELCGALEVFDIGIPSRILAAHAGSVAENDPLVWREALPRADMETHKFRRGHLTVFAGPAHATGASRMAALAALKAGAGIVTVAAPRAALDVLSMTLTAVMNLPLDDADDLRLWLDDRRHGTFVLGPGFGDLDKARQFVSLLGNRAVVLDADAITAFRDCPETLFEQVTSGTGKFVLTPHEGEFARLFPDLAADAGLSKIEKAQVASARSGAVLVYKGADTVIAAPDGRALVNTNAPASLATAGSGDVLAGIIGALLAQGTPAFEAAAAGVWLHGEAGQRAGIGMTADDLAHAVRPFR; encoded by the coding sequence ATGATATCCCCTTTGCAGCTCTTCCTGATCGATCCCGTTGTGATGGCCCGCATCGATGCTGCGGCGGGGCAATCCGGCATTCCTCTTTATGATCTGATGGAGCGGGCGGGCCGGGCGGTCGCGGCGGCTGCCCTGCGTCATTATCCGCAGGCGCTGCGCTTCGTCGTGCTGTGCGGCGGCGGCAATAATGGCGGCGACGGCTACGTGGCCGCACGGGTGCTTTTGGAAAGCGGGGCTGCGGTTGCGGTTCATCATCTCGGCGATGCCACCGTGCTCAAGGGCGATGCGCGGACGGCGTTCGAGCGGAGCGGGGTCGCGCCGCTGCCGTTTGGCGATTATGTGCCCGTTGCCGGCGACGTGGTGATCGATGCGGTTTTCGGGGCCGGGTTGTCGCGTGATATTCCCGGAGAGCTTGCCGGGGTGATTGCGGCGGTAACAGGGGCAGGCGTGCCTGTGCTTGCCGTCGACCTGCCTTCCGGCCTCTGCGGCCGGCGGGGCGTGCCTCTCGGAGCATCGTTCAGGGCGGAGCGGACCGTGACCTTCATGGCGCGCAAACCCGGCCATCTGTTGATGCCGGGGCGTGAGCTGTGCGGGGCGCTTGAGGTCTTCGATATCGGCATTCCCTCCCGCATCCTTGCCGCGCACGCGGGATCTGTGGCGGAAAACGACCCGCTTGTCTGGCGGGAGGCCTTACCCCGCGCCGATATGGAAACGCATAAATTCCGTCGTGGGCATTTGACTGTCTTTGCCGGACCGGCGCATGCGACAGGGGCAAGCCGCATGGCGGCGCTTGCGGCTTTGAAGGCGGGGGCGGGGATCGTGACCGTCGCTGCCCCGCGTGCAGCGCTGGACGTGTTATCGATGACGCTGACGGCGGTTATGAACTTGCCTTTGGACGATGCTGATGATTTACGGCTGTGGCTGGATGACCGGCGTCACGGTACTTTCGTTCTTGGCCCGGGTTTCGGCGATTTAGACAAGGCGCGGCAGTTCGTGTCCCTGCTTGGGAACAGGGCGGTTGTGCTGGATGCCGATGCGATCACCGCTTTCAGGGATTGCCCGGAGACCCTGTTCGAGCAGGTTACATCCGGTACGGGCAAATTCGTGCTGACACCGCATGAGGGAGAGTTTGCGCGGCTGTTTCCCGATCTCGCCGCAGATGCAGGATTGAGCAAGATCGAGAAGGCGCAGGTTGCTTCGGCGCGCAGCGGTGCGGTGTTGGTCTATAAGGGCGCGGACACGGTGATCGCCGCACCCGATGGCCGGGCGCTGGTCAACACCAATGCGCCGGCGAGCCTTGCGACAGCGGGCTCCGGCGATGTGCTGGCCGGTATCATCGGCGCACTGCTGGCGCAGGGGACCCCCGCCTTTGAGGCTGCTGCTGCCGGTGTCTGGTTGCATGGCGAAGCGGGCCAGAGGGCGGGCATTGGCATGACGGCGGATGATCTTGCCCACGCGGTTCGGCCGTTTAGATGA
- the hspQ gene encoding heat shock protein HspQ, with protein MKQRNAKFTLGEIVRHKVFPFRGVVIDVDPEYANTEEWWNAIPAEIRPDRDQPFYHLLAENEETEYVAYVSEQNLVHDENETPLRNPNIGRIFDKAPNGEWRPKMSTAH; from the coding sequence ATGAAACAAAGAAACGCAAAATTCACGCTTGGCGAGATCGTCCGCCACAAGGTGTTTCCGTTCCGCGGTGTGGTGATCGACGTGGATCCGGAATATGCCAATACCGAGGAGTGGTGGAACGCCATCCCTGCGGAAATCAGGCCGGATCGCGACCAGCCCTTCTACCATCTTCTGGCCGAAAACGAGGAGACGGAATATGTCGCCTATGTTTCGGAACAGAACCTGGTTCACGACGAAAACGAGACGCCGCTGAGAAACCCCAATATCGGCCGTATCTTCGACAAGGCGCCGAACGGCGAATGGCGTCCGAAAATGTCGACGGCGCATTAA
- the glnA gene encoding type I glutamate--ammonia ligase, with protein sequence MTTANDILKQIKDNDIKFVDLRFTDPKGKLQHVTMDIVCVDEDMFADGVMFDGSSIAGWKAINESDMVLMPDPATAHIDPFFAQSTLVVLCDILDPVSGEAYNRDPRGTAKKAEAYLKASGIGDTVFVGPEPEFFVFDDVKYKADPYNTGFKLDSSELPSNDDTDYETGNLGHRPRVKGGYFPVPPIDSLQDMRSEMLTVLAEMGVVVEKHHHEVAAAQHELGVKFDTLVSSADKMQIYKYVVHQVANAYGKTATFMPKPIFGDNGSGMHVHQSIWKGGKPTFAGDEYAGLSENCLYYIGGIIKHAKAINAFTNPTTNSYKRLVPGYEAPVLLAYSARNRSASCRIPFGSNPKAKRVEVRFPDPTQNPYLGFAAMLMAGLDGIKNKIHPGKPMDKDLYDLPAKELKKIPTVCGSLREALESLDKDRKFLTAGGVFDDDQIDSFIELKMQEVMRFEMTPHPVEFDMYYSA encoded by the coding sequence ATGACGACCGCAAACGATATCTTGAAGCAGATCAAGGATAACGACATCAAGTTCGTGGACCTGCGCTTTACCGACCCCAAGGGCAAGCTGCAGCACGTCACCATGGATATTGTCTGTGTGGACGAAGACATGTTCGCCGATGGCGTCATGTTCGACGGCTCCTCGATCGCCGGCTGGAAGGCCATCAACGAGTCCGACATGGTGCTGATGCCCGATCCGGCCACCGCCCATATCGACCCGTTCTTCGCCCAGTCCACCCTGGTCGTCCTTTGCGACATTCTCGACCCGGTTTCGGGCGAAGCCTATAACCGCGACCCGCGCGGCACCGCCAAGAAGGCCGAAGCCTATCTCAAGGCATCCGGCATCGGCGACACCGTTTTTGTCGGCCCCGAGCCGGAATTCTTCGTCTTCGACGACGTGAAGTACAAGGCAGACCCCTACAACACCGGCTTCAAGCTCGATAGTTCCGAACTGCCGTCCAACGACGACACGGATTACGAGACCGGCAACCTCGGCCACCGTCCGCGCGTCAAGGGCGGTTATTTCCCGGTTCCGCCGATCGACAGCCTGCAGGACATGCGTTCCGAAATGCTGACGGTTCTGGCCGAGATGGGCGTCGTCGTCGAAAAGCACCACCACGAAGTGGCTGCCGCACAGCACGAGCTGGGTGTGAAGTTCGACACGCTGGTTTCCAGCGCCGACAAGATGCAGATCTACAAGTATGTCGTGCACCAGGTCGCCAATGCCTATGGCAAGACGGCAACCTTCATGCCGAAGCCGATCTTCGGCGACAACGGCTCGGGCATGCACGTGCACCAGTCGATCTGGAAGGGCGGCAAGCCGACGTTTGCGGGCGACGAATATGCCGGCCTTTCGGAAAACTGCCTGTATTACATCGGCGGCATCATCAAGCACGCCAAGGCCATCAACGCCTTCACCAACCCCACCACCAACTCCTACAAGCGTCTGGTGCCGGGTTATGAAGCGCCGGTTCTGCTCGCCTACTCCGCGCGCAACCGCTCCGCATCCTGCCGTATTCCCTTCGGCTCCAACCCGAAGGCAAAGCGCGTCGAAGTCCGCTTCCCGGATCCGACCCAGAACCCCTATCTCGGTTTTGCGGCCATGCTGATGGCCGGCCTCGACGGCATCAAGAACAAGATCCACCCCGGCAAGCCGATGGACAAGGACCTTTACGACCTTCCCGCCAAGGAACTGAAGAAGATCCCGACCGTCTGCGGCTCGCTGCGCGAAGCGCTGGAAAGCCTCGACAAGGACCGCAAGTTCCTGACGGCCGGCGGCGTGTTCGACGACGACCAGATCGACTCGTTCATCGAGCTGAAGATGCAGGAAGTCATGCGTTTCGAAATGACCCCGCATCCGGTCGAATTCGACATGTACTACTCGGCCTGA
- a CDS encoding DMT family transporter, with translation MSNKPASQQTRLTDWLIFLAVPFFFSSNVIFGRGVVGEVSPFIAAFIRWTGSTLIIAPFMIADWRNCLAFLRDKTLLWLVLGILGMGICGGVVYWGLTMTTAANGTLIYTTSSLFIILFQRIFQGRRIRKLEVAGMIIAFAGVAAIVLKGDMSALWHMNFNIGDFAILTAAIAFAIYSLLLRDPAARQMASFSLFGLIALSGALVLLPPAALELAQGGMLPATPMAWAKIGGIILFASLLAFYCFTHTVRVFGPATAGITLYMMPPVSILMATLFLGETFETYHAIGIVLVTGGVVIATAPIGRKA, from the coding sequence ATGTCGAACAAGCCAGCCTCTCAGCAAACGCGCCTCACGGACTGGCTCATCTTTCTGGCGGTGCCGTTCTTTTTCTCCAGCAACGTCATTTTCGGCCGTGGCGTCGTCGGCGAAGTCTCGCCTTTCATCGCCGCCTTCATCCGCTGGACCGGATCGACCCTCATCATCGCCCCCTTCATGATCGCCGACTGGCGGAACTGCCTTGCCTTCCTGCGCGACAAAACGCTGCTCTGGCTCGTTCTCGGCATTCTCGGCATGGGCATCTGCGGCGGCGTGGTCTATTGGGGCCTGACCATGACGACGGCTGCCAACGGCACGCTGATCTACACGACATCGTCGCTGTTCATCATCCTCTTCCAGCGCATCTTTCAGGGCCGGCGCATCAGAAAGCTCGAAGTGGCAGGCATGATCATCGCCTTTGCCGGCGTGGCGGCCATCGTGCTCAAGGGTGATATGTCCGCTCTCTGGCACATGAATTTCAACATCGGCGATTTCGCCATACTGACGGCAGCCATCGCCTTTGCGATCTATTCGCTGCTGCTGCGCGATCCGGCAGCCCGGCAGATGGCCTCCTTCAGCCTTTTCGGCCTGATTGCGCTGTCCGGCGCGCTGGTGCTGCTGCCGCCAGCGGCTCTCGAACTGGCGCAGGGCGGAATGCTGCCGGCCACACCGATGGCCTGGGCGAAGATCGGCGGCATCATTCTTTTCGCCTCGCTGCTCGCCTTTTATTGTTTCACCCATACGGTTCGCGTATTCGGCCCGGCCACGGCCGGCATCACGCTTTACATGATGCCGCCGGTCTCTATCCTCATGGCCACGCTGTTCCTCGGTGAAACCTTCGAGACCTACCATGCCATCGGCATCGTCCTCGTAACCGGCGGTGTGGTCATTGCAACAGCACCAATCGGCCGCAAGGCCTGA
- a CDS encoding extracellular solute-binding protein: MRNLAALIPALFLLGSSLLPAGTAMAQPLHGISMHGTPALPADFRHFPYVNPDVKKGGRISYGVVGTFDSLNPFVLKGMRTTARGVWDPEFGNLLYEPLMQRSTDEPFSLYGLLAETAEWDEERSFIQFNINPKAKWSDGQPVTPDDVIFTFNLLKEKGRPPFNSRLDGVAKLEKIGDHGVRFTFNDKANRETPLILASATPILPKHAIDPEKFEQAGLGAVVGSGPYRIKTLRPGERIIWERNPDYWGKDIPGKVGFDNYDEISVTYFLQVTTMFEAFKKGDIDIYPEGDAINGTSDTSHWGQAYNFPAVHRGDIVKDVFQPRLPSGMFGLVFNTRRAVFADEKVREGLSYALDFEWMNRNILGGAFKRTQSYWQNSPLGAFGNAADSRELTLLGDAAKTMPPELLAGTYAMPTTDGSGADRKVLKMAVDKLKEAGYSIKNGRMSDANGRQLAFEIMTQNPAQERIALAYQRSLNLIGVAMGIRSVDDGQYQARSNSFDYDMIIRSLPSSLSPGMEQLNRWSSLSRDAQGSFNYAGAANPDIDRMIEALLQARSTEDFQAAVRGYDRLLVAGHYVIPLYYIGAQWIARWKYIDRPDITPISGNQKQTWWDARAQ; encoded by the coding sequence ATGCGCAACCTTGCGGCCCTCATCCCCGCATTGTTCCTTCTGGGATCATCCCTGCTTCCCGCCGGGACCGCCATGGCGCAGCCGCTTCACGGCATTTCCATGCACGGCACGCCGGCGCTGCCGGCAGACTTCCGGCATTTCCCCTATGTCAATCCGGACGTGAAAAAAGGCGGCCGCATCTCCTATGGCGTCGTCGGCACCTTCGACAGCCTCAATCCCTTCGTTCTCAAGGGAATGCGCACCACCGCGCGCGGCGTCTGGGACCCGGAATTCGGCAACCTGCTCTACGAACCGCTGATGCAGCGCTCCACCGACGAACCCTTCAGTCTCTACGGTCTGCTCGCCGAAACCGCCGAGTGGGACGAGGAACGCAGCTTCATCCAGTTCAACATCAATCCGAAGGCGAAATGGTCGGACGGCCAGCCGGTGACGCCCGACGACGTGATCTTCACTTTCAACCTCCTGAAGGAGAAAGGCCGCCCGCCTTTCAACAGCCGTCTGGACGGCGTGGCGAAGCTGGAAAAAATCGGCGATCACGGCGTTCGCTTCACCTTCAATGACAAGGCAAACCGCGAAACGCCGCTTATTCTTGCCTCCGCCACGCCGATTTTGCCGAAACATGCGATCGATCCGGAAAAATTCGAGCAGGCGGGCCTCGGGGCGGTTGTCGGATCGGGTCCATACCGAATCAAGACCCTGCGGCCGGGCGAGCGAATCATCTGGGAGCGGAACCCGGACTATTGGGGCAAGGACATTCCCGGCAAGGTCGGCTTCGACAATTACGACGAGATCAGCGTCACCTATTTCCTTCAGGTCACCACCATGTTCGAGGCCTTCAAGAAGGGCGATATCGACATTTACCCCGAAGGCGACGCCATCAACGGCACCTCCGATACTTCCCATTGGGGACAGGCCTATAATTTCCCAGCCGTCCATCGCGGCGATATCGTCAAGGACGTCTTCCAGCCACGCCTGCCGTCCGGCATGTTCGGCCTGGTGTTCAACACCCGCCGCGCCGTCTTCGCCGATGAAAAGGTGCGCGAGGGCCTGTCCTATGCGCTCGATTTCGAGTGGATGAACCGCAATATCCTCGGTGGCGCCTTCAAGCGCACGCAGAGCTACTGGCAGAATTCGCCGCTTGGCGCCTTCGGCAATGCGGCCGATTCCCGCGAGCTTACACTGCTCGGCGATGCGGCAAAAACCATGCCGCCGGAACTTCTGGCAGGAACCTATGCCATGCCGACCACCGACGGCAGCGGCGCGGACCGCAAGGTTCTGAAAATGGCCGTCGACAAGCTGAAAGAAGCTGGCTACAGCATCAAGAACGGCAGGATGTCCGACGCCAACGGCCGTCAGCTTGCCTTCGAAATCATGACGCAGAACCCGGCGCAGGAGCGCATCGCGCTTGCCTATCAGCGCTCCCTCAACCTCATCGGCGTCGCCATGGGCATCCGTTCTGTCGATGACGGGCAATATCAGGCCCGCTCGAACAGCTTCGACTACGACATGATCATCCGCTCCCTGCCCTCCTCGCTCTCACCGGGAATGGAACAGCTCAACCGCTGGAGTTCGCTCTCGCGCGATGCGCAGGGCAGCTTCAACTATGCGGGCGCCGCCAATCCCGATATAGACCGCATGATCGAGGCGTTGCTGCAGGCGCGTTCGACGGAGGATTTTCAGGCGGCTGTGCGCGGCTATGACCGCCTGCTGGTGGCCGGGCATTATGTCATTCCGCTCTATTACATCGGCGCGCAATGGATCGCGCGCTGGAAATATATCGACCGCCCGGATATCACCCCGATATCAGGCAATCAGAAACAGACCTGGTGGGATGCGCGGGCGCAATGA
- a CDS encoding DUF1127 domain-containing protein, producing the protein MTMIHYLPAANRSTHRPSSGGWLHRLSSHVSAAYASWRRARMLRALEALPPETLKDIGWPTTDNNRISVIRK; encoded by the coding sequence ATGACCATGATACATTATCTTCCGGCAGCGAACCGTTCCACACACCGCCCCTCGTCCGGCGGCTGGCTGCATCGGTTGTCCAGCCATGTTTCCGCCGCTTACGCATCATGGCGTCGCGCAAGGATGCTCCGCGCACTGGAGGCATTGCCGCCTGAAACACTGAAGGATATCGGATGGCCGACGACAGACAACAATCGCATAAGCGTCATCCGCAAATGA
- a CDS encoding LysR family transcriptional regulator produces MISIYKSKYLKVRAMTVTFRQPLPLLDNDILRTFVAIAETGNFSTAAEVVFRTPSAVSMQIKKLEEQLKTTLFLRDARSVTLTAHGETLLTYARRMIALSNEAVSRFVMPELSGVVRLGAPEDIGERGLLPGILKRFAEAFPGIMIDVTIDSSSNLYKRMDEQRLDLALVNCASHPLRDTGEVLMRERLVWAGAKCGTAYLRDPLPISIWEEGCIWRSEAIHSLERRGRNFRVAYLSGHTMAQRAAIAADLAIAPLPRSYVQNDMVILGDKEGLPELGCFDIRLITGDKPSRPVLAVAESIRNAFVEAAKAA; encoded by the coding sequence ATGATATCCATCTATAAATCAAAATATTTGAAGGTACGTGCCATGACCGTGACTTTCCGCCAACCGCTGCCGTTGCTGGATAACGACATATTGAGAACCTTCGTCGCCATTGCGGAAACGGGAAATTTTTCCACCGCCGCTGAAGTGGTGTTCAGAACGCCGTCAGCCGTTTCCATGCAGATCAAGAAGCTCGAAGAGCAGCTGAAGACGACGCTGTTCCTGCGAGATGCCCGCTCGGTGACATTGACGGCGCATGGGGAGACGCTTCTGACCTATGCGCGCCGTATGATCGCGCTGTCCAACGAAGCCGTGTCGCGTTTCGTCATGCCCGAGCTTTCCGGCGTGGTGCGTCTCGGCGCGCCGGAGGATATTGGGGAGCGTGGCCTGTTGCCGGGCATTCTCAAGCGTTTCGCCGAGGCTTTCCCGGGCATCATGATCGATGTCACCATCGATTCCAGTTCCAATCTTTACAAGCGCATGGACGAGCAGCGGCTTGATCTTGCCCTCGTCAACTGTGCCTCGCATCCCTTGAGGGACACCGGCGAGGTGCTGATGCGCGAGCGCCTTGTCTGGGCCGGGGCCAAATGCGGCACCGCCTATCTGCGCGATCCGCTGCCGATCTCCATCTGGGAAGAGGGTTGCATCTGGCGCTCGGAAGCGATCCATTCGCTGGAAAGACGCGGGCGCAATTTCCGTGTGGCCTATCTCAGCGGCCATACGATGGCGCAGCGCGCGGCGATTGCCGCCGATCTCGCCATCGCGCCGCTGCCGCGGTCCTATGTGCAGAACGACATGGTCATTCTGGGCGACAAGGAGGGATTGCCGGAACTCGGCTGTTTCGATATCCGCCTGATCACCGGCGACAAGCCGTCGCGTCCGGTGCTTGCGGTTGCGGAAAGCATTCGCAATGCCTTCGTAGAGGCCGCCAAGGCTGCGTGA
- a CDS encoding GlxA family transcriptional regulator produces MSKNSQKKRSIVFFLIPQFTMLPFAAAVETLRIANRMLGYQAYEWRIASLDGQKVMSSSGICLEADTCLADERRYVSGENRPEMAIICSGIDVDQHINKSVNAWLREAYNRGIAIGSLCTAAHILAQAGLLNGKRCAIHWENLPGFSEAFPQVEVYADLFEVDSNIYTCAGGTASLDMMLSLIGQDFGENLVNRVCEQQLTDRVRSPNDRQRLPLRARLGVQNSKVLSIIELMEGNLAEPLSLLDIADAADLSRRQVERLFRQEMGRSPARYYLEIRLDRARHLLVQSAMPVVEVAVACGFVSASHFSKCYREIYNRTPQQERAERKLLISASRMAMASQGGKAAH; encoded by the coding sequence ATGAGCAAGAACTCCCAGAAGAAACGCTCAATCGTCTTTTTTCTCATTCCGCAATTTACCATGCTGCCCTTCGCCGCAGCGGTTGAAACGCTTCGCATCGCCAACCGAATGTTGGGCTATCAGGCCTATGAATGGCGCATCGCTTCGCTCGATGGCCAGAAGGTCATGTCGTCCAGTGGTATCTGTCTCGAGGCCGATACCTGTCTTGCCGACGAGCGGCGTTATGTCAGCGGCGAAAATCGCCCGGAGATGGCGATCATCTGTTCCGGCATCGATGTGGATCAGCACATCAACAAGTCCGTCAACGCCTGGCTGCGCGAAGCCTATAATCGCGGCATCGCCATCGGCAGCCTCTGTACCGCCGCCCATATCCTCGCGCAGGCCGGCCTTTTGAACGGCAAGCGTTGCGCGATCCACTGGGAGAACCTGCCGGGCTTTTCCGAGGCCTTCCCGCAGGTGGAAGTCTATGCCGATCTCTTCGAAGTCGACAGCAACATCTACACCTGCGCCGGCGGCACGGCCTCGCTGGACATGATGCTGAGCCTGATCGGGCAGGATTTCGGCGAGAACCTCGTCAACCGTGTCTGTGAACAGCAATTGACCGACCGGGTGCGCAGCCCCAACGATCGCCAGCGCCTGCCGCTGCGCGCCCGCCTGGGCGTCCAGAACAGCAAGGTCCTGTCGATCATCGAATTGATGGAAGGCAATCTCGCCGAGCCCCTGTCGCTGCTCGATATCGCCGATGCCGCCGATCTGTCGCGCCGGCAGGTGGAACGTCTCTTCCGTCAGGAAATGGGCCGCTCGCCTGCCCGTTATTATCTCGAAATCCGTCTCGACCGCGCCCGTCATCTGCTGGTGCAATCGGCCATGCCAGTGGTCGAAGTCGCCGTCGCCTGCGGTTTCGTCTCCGCCTCACATTTCTCCAAATGTTATCGCGAAATCTACAATCGCACGCCGCAGCAGGAACGCGCCGAACGCAAGCTCTTGATCAGTGCGTCGCGAATGGCGATGGCGAGCCAGGGTGGCAAAGCCGCGCATTGA
- a CDS encoding P-II family nitrogen regulator, with the protein MKKIEAIIKPFKLDEVKEALQEVGLQGITVTEAKGFGRQKGHTELYRGAEYVVDFLPKVKVEVVLADENAEAVIEAIRNAAQTGRIGDGKIFVSNVEEVIRIRTGETGVDAI; encoded by the coding sequence ATGAAAAAGATCGAAGCGATCATTAAGCCTTTCAAGCTCGATGAAGTGAAGGAAGCCCTTCAGGAAGTCGGACTTCAGGGAATCACGGTCACGGAAGCAAAAGGCTTTGGTCGTCAGAAGGGCCACACGGAACTCTACCGCGGTGCAGAGTACGTCGTGGACTTTTTGCCGAAAGTGAAAGTCGAAGTCGTATTGGCGGACGAGAATGCGGAAGCCGTCATCGAGGCGATCCGCAATGCGGCGCAGACCGGACGTATCGGCGACGGAAAGATTTTCGTTTCCAACGTCGAGGAAGTCATCCGCATCCGTACCGGTGAAACAGGCGTGGACGCCATATAA
- a CDS encoding methylenetetrahydrofolate reductase, whose translation MIIKRIKHKLPDISASSIIPASIEASPAQVLGPASLAGLFPQAVRVYLTDTGATSQERLVDAARHLRNLGYEPVPHLAARRIPSRVEFEEQVKRLAGEAGVSDVLVVGGGVDRPAGPFTSSMDMLSTGIFDRYGISRIAIAGHPEGSPDFSEETALAAMRLKRDFAERSDATMRIVTQFGFDPARFIAWAEGLAASDIDLPVHIGVSGPAKITTLLKYAALCGVGNSIAYLRKNALSLTTLAKGHSPESIVGPIEQHWQANPQGAIRQIHVFPFGGLQASSDWLVKRGSWQTGNTSRSAPPDSLAV comes from the coding sequence ATGATAATAAAAAGGATCAAGCACAAATTGCCCGATATTTCCGCCTCTTCCATCATCCCCGCCTCCATTGAAGCCTCACCCGCGCAGGTGCTCGGCCCAGCCAGCCTGGCCGGTCTTTTTCCGCAGGCTGTACGCGTCTATCTGACCGACACCGGCGCAACCTCGCAGGAAAGGCTGGTTGATGCGGCAAGACATCTGCGCAATCTCGGTTACGAACCTGTGCCGCATCTTGCGGCACGGCGCATCCCCTCGCGCGTGGAATTTGAGGAGCAGGTGAAGCGGCTGGCAGGTGAAGCCGGCGTATCGGATGTGCTGGTTGTCGGCGGCGGTGTCGACAGGCCGGCCGGTCCCTTCACCTCCAGCATGGACATGCTCTCCACCGGTATCTTCGACCGTTATGGAATAAGCCGGATCGCAATCGCCGGCCACCCGGAAGGCAGTCCCGATTTCAGCGAGGAGACGGCCTTGGCGGCGATGCGGTTGAAACGCGATTTTGCCGAAAGAAGCGATGCCACCATGCGCATCGTCACCCAGTTCGGTTTCGACCCCGCACGCTTCATCGCCTGGGCGGAAGGGCTTGCCGCATCGGACATCGACCTGCCGGTGCATATCGGTGTTTCCGGCCCGGCCAAGATCACGACGCTGCTGAAATATGCCGCACTTTGCGGCGTCGGCAATTCCATCGCCTATCTCAGGAAGAATGCGCTGTCGCTCACGACTTTGGCCAAGGGGCATTCGCCGGAAAGCATCGTCGGGCCGATCGAACAGCACTGGCAGGCCAACCCGCAGGGAGCCATCCGGCAAATTCACGTCTTCCCCTTTGGCGGATTGCAGGCATCGTCCGACTGGCTGGTCAAACGCGGAAGCTGGCAAACCGGAAACACGTCCCGTTCGGCGCCCCCGGATTCGCTGGCGGTTTGA